The Leadbetterella byssophila DSM 17132 DNA window TTTTCTACTTCCAAAAGTTCACTTTCAATATACTGGAAGATTTCCGCTGCCGACTTCTCCACAGGTGTAGTTCCGGACGGATCTGCTTCTGTCAAAAAAGAATATTTCCCGAAAAGGTCCATAGCCACCCAATAATTAAAGGCCCTTAAGAAGCGAACTTCAGAAATCATATTCGCAATGTTTGAAGCGTCCGCCCCAGTGATTCCCCTTTCTGCCAATTTAGCGTCAGAAGATTCACGTATGAACTCATTGATCAACGCTATGTTCCAAATAGGTCTGGCATATGCTCCTTTGATAAATGGATCTGCGCTGGTCCAGGACAGATTATGGAAATCCTTTATGGTTTGGTCATTCCAGGCCACCACTGCCTCATCTGTAGGCAGTTCCTGCAAATTGAAGAAAGGACGAATAAAAGAGATCTGAGAACCACCGTCTAATCCTGAAATGTCCGGCTCTCCGTCACCGGCATTACCACCTAAAGCTAAACTTCCGTAGATCTTAGCTAAAACCGCCGTATAGCCTTCCACATTAGCGTATGCCTTATCCGGAGTCAAATCATTCTGAGGAAACAAGTCTAACTTGTTCCCGCACGAGCTCAACAAATAAAGAGCTCCGGCCATTAGAAATATTTTCTTGAATATATTTTTCATCGTCATTAAAAGTCAAAGTTTATACCAAAGCTATAGGTTCTAGGACGAGGATAAATGGTGTTATCCACTCCGGTAGAAGAGGAATTCTCCGGATCTAAGCCACTGTATTTGGTGATCACAAAGACATTGTTTACTCCTGCATTCAAACTCAGTGAAGCATTTCCAAATACTTTGCCTACATAGTATCCCAAATGAATCTGATCCAAGCGGAAGAAAGAGGCATTCTCTATGTATAAATCAGACAAGTATTGATTGTTTTGGAAGCCTTGTTCCAGGAACAAAGAAGTAGCATTGTTGATGGCCAATACCGGATTAGTCAAGTTACGCATTACAGACCTCTCTGCTTGGAAGTTGTTATACAGATAATTCCCTGCCATTCCATGTCCGGAAGCACTCAAGCTCCATTTCTTGTACTGGAAGGAAGTATTCACACCAAATAAGAAATCCGGAGCCGGCTTTTGGAACAAATACTTATCAGCGTCAGTAATCTGACCATCCTGATTTCTATCCACATATACCCCCTCTAATGGCTTCCCATTGGCGTCATAAACTTGTTGGTACACATGATAAGCATAAGGCCACTGCCCTACTGCATGCATACCTATGGTATTACCTGTCCCCCCTTGGATACCGCTCACAGGAATTCCGGTGAAGTTAGGATCCTCTTGCTTACGTAGAGAAGTGATCTCTGTTTTGGTTTTGGTTACATTGAAACCTATATCCCATCTAAAATCCTCTTTACGGATAGGATTAGTATTGATCACTACTTCAAAACCTTGGTTCACCAGATTTCCTACGTTCGTAAATAGGTTAATATCAAAGGTTGAACCATAAGCTACAGGAACGGTGGCAAGAAGATCTTTGGTATCCTTACGGAACCATTCTACTGTACCACTGATCCGATTATCAACGAAACCAAAATCCAATCCTATGTTTTTAGTGGTGGTAGTTTCCCATTTGATGTTAGCATCAAATGCGGCCGGTCTAGAGAAGCTGTAATATTGATCACCAAACTGGTATTGAGCGGTATTCGAGCCTATACTATATCTGGCCATATAAGGATAATACTGACCAAAATCCTGTTGGCCCGTAACACCCCAGCCCAATCTTAACTTCAAATCCGTAACATTAGAATTAGTAGCAAACAACTCCTCTTTAAGTTTCCATGCAGCCGCCAAGGCAGGGAAATAACCTACTCTGGTAGCAGGTGAAAACTTGGAACTTGCATCTCTACGCAAGGAAGCCGTTAATAAATACTTATCCATTAAAGTATAGTTAACTCTTCCTAAATAGGAATCCAGTCTATATTGAGGTCTGTCAGTAGCAAATACAGGCATAGAACCCGGAATCATAGTAGATTTATCTGCACTGTATGCAGGATTCATGTACACTTTGGTTAGGAAATCCTGGTAAGAATGAAGCAATAACACATCAAACTTGCTTCTGATATCTTTCAGATCCTTTTCATAGAAAAGGGATACATCCCAAAGTTTATTGACCTTACCTTCGTCCTCGTCTCTGAAGTATCCTCCGGTCAGGAAGTTGGAAGCAGACTGTGCTGAGATCAGTTCCGTTCTGTTCCCATTCGTCTGGTCTAAAGCCAGGTTTGTCCTTAGACTTAAACCATCTACAAATGGGAGCTTATAATCTAATTCAACGTTTCCTAAGAAACGACTCGCGCTTCTTTTATCATTACGTAGCTCCAACATGGCTAGAGGGTTTCTTCCTGCCAAGGATTTAAAATTACCTTCAGCATCTGTCCACTCCCAGTAGCCCCCAAATTTATTTTCAGCATACACCGGTTTAGTAGGGTCCATCATCAATGCCGCACCTACAGCACCCCCATCAGCTGCTCTGTTTTGAGTATTAGCATACCTCACATTTACTTGTACGCTTAAAGCATTTTCGAAGAACTTTGGATTTAAACTTAAAGCACCTGAGGTCCTCTGGAAGTTATCTGTCTTAAGTATTCCGTTCTGATTGGAATAACCTACAGAAGCACGAAAAGGTATTCCAGCTAAAGCGCCCGTAGCACTTAAGTTATTATCTGTGCCACTAGCATTTCTGAAGATCTGATCCTGCCAATCCGTATTTTCAGATCCTAACATTTCCTTATACGTAGTGTTTCCAGTGGCTGCCGCATGTGCATTAATGATATCACGCACCTGATCTCCGTTCAGCATTTCTACCTTTTTGGCTATCACACCTGTAGAGAATTGGGAATTGAAGTTAAAGCGAGGTACTCCACTAGCACCCTTTTTGGTGGTTATGATAATCACCCCATTTGAAGCACGAGATCCATATAAGGCAGCTGCGGAAGCGTCCTTTAACACAGACATACTTTCTATATCATTTGGATTGATAGAGTTTAATAAGTT harbors:
- a CDS encoding SusC/RagA family TonB-linked outer membrane protein — its product is MQRHVRFRGAIGAALLFLFALSTAWAQRSVSGKVTHAADGSGVIGATVAVKGSTLASLTDHEGKYVLAGVPDGATLVFSYVGKISQEVAVGNRSTIDVSLEDANWSLEEVVVVAYGTRKRADLTGSVVAINAKDFQKGNIQSSEQLLQGKVAGLQITSGGGSAGGGSTLRIRGAASLNASNDPLIVIDGIPVEGNGIKGSDNLLNSINPNDIESMSVLKDASAAALYGSRASNGVIIITTKKGASGVPRFNFNSQFSTGVIAKKVEMLNGDQVRDIINAHAAATGNTTYKEMLGSENTDWQDQIFRNASGTDNNLSATGALAGIPFRASVGYSNQNGILKTDNFQRTSGALSLNPKFFENALSVQVNVRYANTQNRAADGGAVGAALMMDPTKPVYAENKFGGYWEWTDAEGNFKSLAGRNPLAMLELRNDKRSASRFLGNVELDYKLPFVDGLSLRTNLALDQTNGNRTELISAQSASNFLTGGYFRDEDEGKVNKLWDVSLFYEKDLKDIRSKFDVLLLHSYQDFLTKVYMNPAYSADKSTMIPGSMPVFATDRPQYRLDSYLGRVNYTLMDKYLLTASLRRDASSKFSPATRVGYFPALAAAWKLKEELFATNSNVTDLKLRLGWGVTGQQDFGQYYPYMARYSIGSNTAQYQFGDQYYSFSRPAAFDANIKWETTTTKNIGLDFGFVDNRISGTVEWFRKDTKDLLATVPVAYGSTFDINLFTNVGNLVNQGFEVVINTNPIRKEDFRWDIGFNVTKTKTEITSLRKQEDPNFTGIPVSGIQGGTGNTIGMHAVGQWPYAYHVYQQVYDANGKPLEGVYVDRNQDGQITDADKYLFQKPAPDFLFGVNTSFQYKKWSLSASGHGMAGNYLYNNFQAERSVMRNLTNPVLAINNATSLFLEQGFQNNQYLSDLYIENASFFRLDQIHLGYYVGKVFGNASLSLNAGVNNVFVITKYSGLDPENSSSTGVDNTIYPRPRTYSFGINFDF